The genomic segment ATTGCCTCGCGCTATTTGACTGTAATCTGAACTCTGATTGAGTTTTACTAGATTAGAAGATTGAGTTTGAGCAGATCCGCAAGCAGTTGTAAAGGTTAAAACCAGCATTAGTGCGATCGCTACTATTGTTGTTCGTGCTTGGCGAAAAAAGTTCATCTGAGTTTCCATAATCGTAATTAGAATAGGCAGCGCTTTAAGCCGTTTATCTTTTTCTTTCAAGACCAACTCCTTTCTCAGCAAAGTATTTATTTAGGAAAGTACTACAAAAAGATAGAACGATGGGAGCTAGGATAAATGCTAAGAAACCATTCATCGTAAATCCTGGAACAATAATTGATGCCAACCATAGCAATATTCCATTGAGGACGAATGAAAATAATCCTAGCGTAATGAAAGTGAGGGGTAGGGATAAGACTTGCAAAACTGGTCTAATGAATGCATTGACAAAACCAATGATTACCGCTGCTAATAATGCGGCAGGAAAGTTGGCAATGTCTACGCCAGGAACAACTATATCAACAACGAGAAGCCCTAAAGCAGTCGCCAATATGGTCACAAAGTATCCAATCATATTCTTTAACCTAGAGTAATAGTAATTTTTGATGAAACACGATCGTGAAAAATACAAAGTGCTATTCAAATAGAGCGAACTGAATAAATCTAATTAATTGCCTGTTGCTCTTGCTGTTTAGAGATCGCCCAAACAGCGTGAATAATGCCAGGAACCCACCCTAGTAGAGTTAGCCCAATATTGATTAATAAAGTGGTGCTAATTCCGAAGGCAAGAAAAACGCCAACTGGTGGAAGAAGAAC from the Pseudanabaena sp. BC1403 genome contains:
- a CDS encoding YqaE/Pmp3 family membrane protein, producing the protein MKLIQLILGVLLPPVGVFLAFGISTTLLINIGLTLLGWVPGIIHAVWAISKQQEQQAIN
- a CDS encoding phage holin family protein encodes the protein MIGYFVTILATALGLLVVDIVVPGVDIANFPAALLAAVIIGFVNAFIRPVLQVLSLPLTFITLGLFSFVLNGILLWLASIIVPGFTMNGFLAFILAPIVLSFCSTFLNKYFAEKGVGLERKR